The Candidatus Omnitrophota bacterium DNA segment GTTAAGTTCTATGACGATGAGGGCGCCCCATCCTTTTTTTTGAGCGTTTTCCATGGTTTCGATAATGGCGTTGATCCAGTCCGGTTTTATGCGGAACAGGAATCCCGCGACTTTTCCGCTGCCGAGTTTGGCCAGAAGAAAGCGCAGCTCCGGCTGAAAGACTATGACGATCGCCACCATTCCCACAACCCACGCGCCCGAAAGGAGCCAGGACAGTGTGGTGAGTTTCAGAAGTTTTGAAAAAACTGTCAGAAAAACGAGGATGACAATACCTTTGAAAATCGCTATGGCCCTGGTGCCCTTCAAGAGGGAGAGGATGTAGTATATGATAACCGCCGTTATAAGGATATCGGCGGCATGGCTCAAATAGCCGAGCCACACATTCCATGACAGGGGCAGATAATCAGCCATTTTTGATGAGAGTCATCGCTTCGGAGCGGACTTTCGCGTCTGCCATAAAGATCCCGCGCAGGGCGGAAGTCGTCATCTTCGTGCCGGGTTTTTTAATTCCGCGCATGGTCATGCAAAGATGCTCGGCTTCTATTATCACCATCACGCCCAGAGGTTTGAGGGAGCCGTTGATCGTGTCGGCTATCTGCTGGGTCAGCCGTTCCTGTATCTGGAGGCGCCGCGCGAAAATATCCACAAGCCGCGGTATTTTGCTAAGCCCCAGGAGCGCCCTGTCTTTTGGGATATAGGCCACATGCGCCTTGCCGAAGAAGGGAAGGATGTGGTGCTCGCAGAGAGAATGGAAGGGGATGTCCCTCACGAGGATTATCTCACTGTACCTCTCACTTTTATAGACGGTGCTGAGAATTTTTTCCGGTGATTTTACGGAATAGCCCGAGAGCAGCTCCTCGTACATGTTCGCCACTCTTTTGGGCGTTTTTTTCAGGCCTTCCCGCGAAGGGTCTTCTCCGGCGGCTTCCAATATGAGTTTTACGGCCTCACACAGTTTCTTTTTGTTCATCGTCTTTTTTTATCCTTTCCGCGTTGTTTTTTGTTTCAGGGTCCGTTTCTTTTGCTGTCTCATCCGGGGAGTTTTTCATCTCCGGGGCCGCGTT contains these protein-coding regions:
- a CDS encoding TIGR00159 family protein, with translation MADYLPLSWNVWLGYLSHAADILITAVIIYYILSLLKGTRAIAIFKGIVILVFLTVFSKLLKLTTLSWLLSGAWVVGMVAIVIVFQPELRFLLAKLGSGKVAGFLFRIKPDWINAIIETMENAQKKGWGALIVIELNMGMKNYTETGIKIDGEVSSELMLSIFNPASPLHDGAVVIKGNRLLAASCIMPLTMEEIASRILGTRHRAAVGISEVSDAWAIVLSEETSSISLARAGKLTRNISSEELKKELVALYRVKEFDSAP
- the folE gene encoding GTP cyclohydrolase I FolE → MNKKKLCEAVKLILEAAGEDPSREGLKKTPKRVANMYEELLSGYSVKSPEKILSTVYKSERYSEIILVRDIPFHSLCEHHILPFFGKAHVAYIPKDRALLGLSKIPRLVDIFARRLQIQERLTQQIADTINGSLKPLGVMVIIEAEHLCMTMRGIKKPGTKMTTSALRGIFMADAKVRSEAMTLIKNG